The Micromonospora siamensis genome contains the following window.
GATGCCCAGGCCGAGGAAGGAGAGCGCCGCCTCGGAGAGGATGGCGAAGGCCAGCGACAGCGAGGTCTGCACGATCAGCGGCGCGGCGATGTTCGGCAGCACGTGCCGGCGGATGATCCGCAGGTCCGAGGCGCCGATGGAGACCGCGGCCCGGACGAAGACCTGCTCCCGTACGGAGAGCACGCCGGCCCGGGTGACCCGGGCGAAGATCGGGGTGTAGACCACGCCGATCGCGATCATGGCGGTGAGCAGGCCGGGGCCGAGGACCGCCACGATGGCCACGGCCAGCAGCAGCACCGGGAAGGCGAACAGCACGTCCATGCCGCGCATCAGCACGTTGTCGACCCAGCCGCGGTAGTACCCGGCCAGCAGGCCGATGCCCGCGCCGACCAGCAGCGCGATGCCGACGCTGACCACCCCGACCTCCAGCGAGACCCGGGCGGCCACCAGCACCCGGCTGAGCACGTCGCGGCCGAGCTCGTCGGTGCCGAACGGGTGCGCCCAGCTCGGCGGATGCAGCATCTGGTCGACGTCGACGTCGTTGACGCCGGCCGGGGCGAACCACCGCCCGGCGATCCCCACCACCACCAGGGCGAGCAGCACCACGGCGCCGCTCACCGCGGGCGGATCGTGCCGCAGCGCCGACAGGGCACGGCGCGCCTGGCTGTCCCGGGCGGCGCTCATCGGGCGGTGATCCGCGGGTCGAGGCGGGCGTAGAGGATGTCCACCAGCAGGTTCATCAGCAGGAACAGCGCGGCGACCAGCAGCACCGCGCCCTGGAGCACCGGATAGTCGCGGGCCTGGACGGCGTCGTAGGTGAGCCGGCCGATGCCGGGCCAGGCGAAGAGCACCTCGACCACGATCACTCCGCCGAGCAGGCTGGCGAGCTGGACCGCGACGACGGTGACCACCGGGATCAGGGCGTTGCGCAGCACGTGCCGCAGCACCACCACCCGGGCGCGCAGCCCCTTGGCCTCGGCGGTGCGGACGTAGTCGGCCGACAGCACCTCCAGCACCGAGGAGCGGATGAACCGGGTGAGGATGGAGGCGGTGACCAGCCCCACCGTGGCGGCGGGCAGCAGCACGTGCGCCAGCCAGCCCGCCGGATCCTCGGTGAGCGGCACGTAGCCCGACGGCGGCAGCCAGCCGAGCACACCGGCGAAGAGCAGGATGCCCATGATGCCCATCCAGAAGTCGGGCACCGAGACGCCGAACTGGCTGAACACCCGGGCGGCGTGGTCCAGCGCCGAGCCGCTGCGCATGGCGGCGAGCACGCCGAGCGGGAACGCGACCAGCACCGCGATCAGCACGGCGGTCAGCGCCAGCGACAGGGTCGCCGGCAGGCGTTCCAGCACGATCCGGGTGACCGGCTGGCCGCTGCGGAAGCTCACCCCGAGGTCACCGGTGACGGCCCGGCCGACGTAGCTGACGTACTGAGCGACCAGCGGCCGGTCCAGTCCGGCCCGGGCCCGCAGCGCCTCGTACGTCTGCGGGTCGAAGCGGGTGCCCAGCGCCACCCGGACCGGGTCGCCGGGGACCAGTTGCAGCAGCAGGAAGACCACCAGCGTCACCCCGAGCAGAACGACGGCCGACTGGAGCAGCCGGCGCAGGACGAAGCGGCTCACCGCGCCTCCCGCCGGGTCACTTGGCCAGGGCGACGTCGCGGAAGCGGATCGCCCGGTCGGTGCGGGCCTGGTAGCCGGTGACCTTCTTCGACCAGCCCTGCACCACGTCCGGGTTGTAGAGGTAGATGTAGCTGGCGTCGTCGACGATCTGCTTCGCCGCCTGGTCGTACGCCTGCTTGCGGGCGCCCTGGTCGGTCTGCGTACGGGCGTCGTCGAGCAGCTTGTCCACCGCCGGGTTGCGGTACTTCTGGAAGTTGAAGGTGCCGCCGCTGTGGTGCTGGGCGTAGTAGAACTCGTCCGGGTCGATGTTGCCCAGCCAGCCGAGCATGAACGCGTCGAAGGTGCCCTTGCCCTGCTCGTCGAGCCACTGGGCGAAGTCCAGGGTACGGATCTTCACGGTGATCCCGACCTGCTTGAGCTGGGCGGCGATCACCTGCGCGGCGCTGACCGTCTCCGGGTACTCGCTGGTCACCATCAGGTCCATGGTCAGCCCGCTCACCCCGGCCGCACCGAGCAGCCGCTTGGCCTGCTCCGGGTCGTGCCGGTACGGCGCGTACTCGTAGTACCAGGAGCTGCCCTTGGGGATGGCGGTCTGGTTGACGGTGGCCAGCCCGAACTTGGCGGCCTTGGTGATCGCGGCCGGGTCCAGGGCGAAGGCGACCGCGCGCCGCACGTTCACGTCGCCGTACGGCTTGCGGGCCTGGTTGAGCGCCAGGTACCAGTAGTCCGCCGACGGCTTGCGCTGCACGGTGATCTCGCCGCCGTCGGCCAGCGCCGGGACCTGCTGCGGCGGCAGGTTGTCGGTCCACTGGGCCTCGCCGCCGCGCAGGTTCTGCAACGCCACCGTCGGGTCCTTCACGAAGGTGAAGGTGACCCCGGAAAGCTTCGGTTTGGTGTTCCAGTAGTTGTCGTTGCGGACCAGCTTGATGCTGTCGCCGGAGGTGTACGACGCGACCGCGAAGGGGCCGCTGCCGACCGGCTTCGTCTTGATCGCGCCGGACTCGACGTTGGACCTCTCGACGATGGCGACGCCCTTGAACCCGCCGAGGTTGGCCAGCAGGTTGGGGGTGGGCGCGGAGAGGGTGACGACCACCGTCGTCGGATCCGGCGCCGCGACCGATTTCACCGTGGCGAACTTGTACGCCGCGTTCAGCTTCTCGCCGACGATGCGGTCGTAGGAGTACTTGACGTCCTCGGCGGTCAGCGGCGACCCGTCGGAGAACCTCACCCCCTCGCGCAGGGTGAACGTCCAGGTGAGCTGGTCGGCGCTGGTGGTCCACTTCGTCGCCAGCGACGGCTGCATCCGCAGGTTCTCGTCCGGCTCGACCAGGGTGTCGTAGACGTTCTCCAACACCTCGAAGCTGTAGTAAGCCGAGGTCCGATGCGGGTCGAGCTGGTCGGGTTCGCCGCCGATCGCGGCGGTCAGCACTCCGCCGGCGCCCCCCTGGGCGGCCCCGCCGTCGACGTCGACGCCCTCGCCGGAGCTGCATCCGCCGGCAGCCCCCAGCGCGAGGGCGAGTGCGGCGCCGATCAACCTGGATCCGATTCTGGACACGGTCCCCCTCCGATGCCTCGCGGAACGAAGGTGCCATCGTTCTGCGAATCGGAGGTGATGTCAATCAATGGTGGGAAAGGCCGCCGACCGCCCCTTGTGGTGCGTACGGGAGAAGTCCGTTAATGATCAGCCTCGATGGTGGTGGGTCAGGCCGCGGAGCGGGACCGGCGGCGGTCCGGCCGCTGCGACGTCGGGCCGCGCCGCTCGCCGGTCAGCGGCCAGCCCCGGCGGGACCCGCTCGGCCGGTCGCCCGTCGGTTCGCCACCGGCGAGCTGGCGCGCCCGCTCGGCGTTGGCCAGCGGGCCGCACGGCACCTGCTGGCCGGCGCAGAGCAGGTTGCGGCAGGTGCCGTTCTCGTCCGGCTGGTGGGCCGCGGCGACGTCCTCGGCGAGCCGCCAGAGCAGCGGGTCGGTCACCCCGGCGGGCAGGGGGCGGGACTGGCTGGGTCGGCTGCTGTTGGCCATCGGTGCTCCTCCGGTCGACGTCCTTCCAGCATTTCCCGACGGCCGGTCGGTAAACGACCATCCGGGGCGTGACCTCGGCGACAACCTGGTCCAGAATTTCTCCGCCGGTGCTGTCCGGTTCGACGGTGGCCGTTCGTCACCCTGGTCAGAGCCCCACAACCGAGGAGCGTCCACGATGAAGTACCTGATGTTCGTCTGCACCGACACCGAGCCGGACCCCGACACCGCCGCCCACCCCGACATCGAGAAGTGGGTGGCCGACAACGACGCCAACGGCCGGCGGCTGGACGGCAGCGTCCTCGGCCCGGCCGCCGCCGCCACCACCGTGCGGGTCCGCGACGGGGACCTGCTGGTCTCCGACGGCCCGTTCGCCGAGACCAAGGAGTTGATCGTCGGGTTCGACCTGCTCGAGTGCGCCGACCTCGACGAGGCGATCGAGGTGGCCCGGGCCCACCCGATGGCGTACGCGGGCCGCCTGGAGCTGCGCCCGCTGGTCGACCTGCCCGAGCCCGCGTGACCGACACCCGGCCGACCGCGGTGGCGCAGGCCGCCGCGGTCGCGGGCGCCGAGTCGTACCCGCGGATCGTCGCCGCACTGATCCGGGTCACCGGGGACTGGGCACTCGCCGAGGACTGCGCCCAGGAGGCCCTCGCGGCCGGCCTGGAGCGCTGGCCGCGCGACGGCGTACCGGCCAACCCGGGCGGCTGGCTGATGACGGTGGCCCGCAACCGGGCGTTGGACGTGCTGCGCCGCGCCTCGGTGGAGCGGCGCAAGCTGCGCGACCTCGCGGTGCTCACCCTCACCGACGCCGAGGACGGTGAGCCGGGGGAGGGGGAGGACCTGGTGGACGACCGGCTGCGGCTCGTCTTCACCTGCTGCCATCCGGCGCTGCGCCTCGCCGACCGGGTGGCGCTGACCCTGCGCACGGTCCTCGGTGTCCCCACCGCCGACATCGCCCGCGCCCTGCTGGTGGGCGAGGCCACGATGACCCGTCGGCTCACCCGGGCCAGGACCCGGATCAGGGCGGCCGGCATCCCGTACCGGGTGCCCAGCGGGCCGGCGCTGCCAGAGCGGCTGCCCGGTGTGCTGGCCGTGCTCTACCTGCTGTTCACCCTCGGTCACGACGCCGACGGGGAGCCGGCCTTCGCCGACGAGGCGATCCGGCTGACCCGCCTGGTGGCCCGGCTGATGCCGGAGCAGCCGGAGGTCGCCGCGCTGCTGGCGCTGCTGCTGCTGCACCACTCCCGCCGCGCGGCCCGCCGGGACGCCGACGGCAACCTGCTCACCCTCGACCGGCAGGACCGGGCCCGGTGGGACGCCGCCGCCATCGGCGAGGCGC
Protein-coding sequences here:
- a CDS encoding ABC transporter permease: MSRFVLRRLLQSAVVLLGVTLVVFLLLQLVPGDPVRVALGTRFDPQTYEALRARAGLDRPLVAQYVSYVGRAVTGDLGVSFRSGQPVTRIVLERLPATLSLALTAVLIAVLVAFPLGVLAAMRSGSALDHAARVFSQFGVSVPDFWMGIMGILLFAGVLGWLPPSGYVPLTEDPAGWLAHVLLPAATVGLVTASILTRFIRSSVLEVLSADYVRTAEAKGLRARVVVLRHVLRNALIPVVTVVAVQLASLLGGVIVVEVLFAWPGIGRLTYDAVQARDYPVLQGAVLLVAALFLLMNLLVDILYARLDPRITAR
- a CDS encoding RNA polymerase sigma factor, with translation MTDTRPTAVAQAAAVAGAESYPRIVAALIRVTGDWALAEDCAQEALAAGLERWPRDGVPANPGGWLMTVARNRALDVLRRASVERRKLRDLAVLTLTDAEDGEPGEGEDLVDDRLRLVFTCCHPALRLADRVALTLRTVLGVPTADIARALLVGEATMTRRLTRARTRIRAAGIPYRVPSGPALPERLPGVLAVLYLLFTLGHDADGEPAFADEAIRLTRLVARLMPEQPEVAALLALLLLHHSRRAARRDADGNLLTLDRQDRARWDAAAIGEAREVLAGLPDGPYAWQARIAACHATAPSTARTDWAAVATAYDALLRLHPSPVVALNRAVAHGHAYGPAAGLRLLAAARDGGGLAGNADATAAEAHLTARHGDAPRAAELFRRAAEQAHGPAQRRALLDRAAELAP
- a CDS encoding ABC transporter permease translates to MSAARDSQARRALSALRHDPPAVSGAVVLLALVVVGIAGRWFAPAGVNDVDVDQMLHPPSWAHPFGTDELGRDVLSRVLVAARVSLEVGVVSVGIALLVGAGIGLLAGYYRGWVDNVLMRGMDVLFAFPVLLLAVAIVAVLGPGLLTAMIAIGVVYTPIFARVTRAGVLSVREQVFVRAAVSIGASDLRIIRRHVLPNIAAPLIVQTSLSLAFAILSEAALSFLGLGIQPPAPAWGRMLFDGRGFVTEAWWLGFFPGAAIFLTVLAFNLVGDALRDVLDPRQLTLGEASRSTT
- a CDS encoding YciI family protein gives rise to the protein MKYLMFVCTDTEPDPDTAAHPDIEKWVADNDANGRRLDGSVLGPAAAATTVRVRDGDLLVSDGPFAETKELIVGFDLLECADLDEAIEVARAHPMAYAGRLELRPLVDLPEPA
- a CDS encoding ABC transporter substrate-binding protein, which gives rise to MSRIGSRLIGAALALALGAAGGCSSGEGVDVDGGAAQGGAGGVLTAAIGGEPDQLDPHRTSAYYSFEVLENVYDTLVEPDENLRMQPSLATKWTTSADQLTWTFTLREGVRFSDGSPLTAEDVKYSYDRIVGEKLNAAYKFATVKSVAAPDPTTVVVTLSAPTPNLLANLGGFKGVAIVERSNVESGAIKTKPVGSGPFAVASYTSGDSIKLVRNDNYWNTKPKLSGVTFTFVKDPTVALQNLRGGEAQWTDNLPPQQVPALADGGEITVQRKPSADYWYLALNQARKPYGDVNVRRAVAFALDPAAITKAAKFGLATVNQTAIPKGSSWYYEYAPYRHDPEQAKRLLGAAGVSGLTMDLMVTSEYPETVSAAQVIAAQLKQVGITVKIRTLDFAQWLDEQGKGTFDAFMLGWLGNIDPDEFYYAQHHSGGTFNFQKYRNPAVDKLLDDARTQTDQGARKQAYDQAAKQIVDDASYIYLYNPDVVQGWSKKVTGYQARTDRAIRFRDVALAK